From the genome of Oscillospiraceae bacterium:
AAAAAGCCCTCTTTCGTATTATTGCCTTCTATTCTATCACATCAGTACATTGCTGACAAGGCTAAGCTTGCCAACATTATGGCACAACACCGACAAAAAGAATGTAAAGCATGTTACATTCTTTGCTATTTTCTGCAGAAGTTATTTTCCTGCAAGCAGGCGCAGCCCTTTGGGGTAATGATTCTTTAAGCGGCCGCCGCTGCATTTGCCAAAGCCGACGGTCACGCCCGCGGCCGCGACCCCGCAGTAGCCGCGGCAGGATTCTTCAGCTTCAATTTCTTCTCCGCGCAGAAAAGCAAAAACGCGCGGGTCTTCATGGGAAAGATTCACGCACTGCCGCAGCTGATCGGGACGTGCTGCCATAAAGGCCGCATGGTCAGGTTCTAAGCGCGGCGGCGCATTTTTTCGGTGCACCGGTTTTGCCTCGCCGAGCAGTACGCCGGCACGCAGCACGCCAAGGTGCATAAGCGGCGGCAGGCCCTGCGGCAGTAAATAGAGCCGCTCACCAATCTGCGCCGGCACGCCGGGCATCGGCTGCACGTACAGCTCTTTGGCAAGCTCTGCGGCGGCAGCAGAAAACGGCAGCTGAGATGCAGAAATTTCCGTACCCGGGGCGTCGCCCTCCCGACGAAGAAAAGCGACGAAGTGCCCCTCCCCGCCATCCATCGGATAAATGCGGCGGGCTGTCTGCAGCGCCGGCCGCCCTGCAGACAAGCCAGTATCTTCTAGATGAAAATCCGGATTATTCTGCAAAAATGCAGTAATGGTCCCCTCGTTTTCTTCCGGTGAAAAAGTACAGGTTGAGTAGACCAGTACACCGCCCGGCCGGACCGCCTGCCGTGCACTTTGCAGAATTGCCAGCTGCCTGACTGCGCAGGCTGCAGCATGCGCAGGGCTCCATTCCTGTACAGCGCCCTCATCGCGCCGAAACATGCCCTCACCAGAGCAGGGCGCATCTACCAGCACACGGTCGAAAAAGCCGCTCAGCGTACTGCAGAGCACATCCGGCCGACAGGAACTGACAACCGCATTTGCAACCCCAAGACGCTCAATGTTGGAAAGCAGACTGTTTGCGCGGCCGTGCACAACCTCATTGCTCCACAAAAGGCCGCGGCCCTGCAGACAGCCTGCAATCTGAGTGCTCTTTCCACCCGGTGCCGCACACAAGTCCAGTATGCGTTCCCCCGGCTGCGGGGCCAGTGCTGTTACCGCGGCGGCCGCACTGGGCTCTTGCATATAAAAGGCACCGGCGTGGTGCAGCGGCTCTCTGCCGGGACGAAACGACTCTGGCACATAATAAGAGAGCGGCGAAAATGGTGCTTTTTTTAAAGAAAACGGCAGATTTTTTTCCAGAATCTCCTGTGTGCATTTCAGCGGATTGCGCCGCAGTGCACGCAGCGGCGGCTGCTGATAACAGGCAAAAAAGGCCGAAGCTTCTGCACCCAGCTGATGCTGCATACGCTCGGCAAAGGCGGTGGGCAGCTGCAATTTCATCACTCTCTTCGTATATTTTTTATCTCCCGGTTCATACTAGACCGTGTAAGGAGGTGAGTATCTTGGATAACCAGAACTATTCTTCTGACAAATACGAGAACTGCACTCATACTGACAAAGCTCAGCAGAACGGCCAGAACAAGTCCCAGCAGTATGGCCAGAACCGCAAAACACAGAACGCACAGAACAAAAAGGATTCTTCCGATACAGAAGGCTAAAGTCGGCTGGAACAGCAAAAGCCGGGCCGGACAGCCCCGCAGAACTCTCTGCGGCACTGTCCGGTCCCTTTTTTATTTTTGGTCAGAATCCGATTTTTTATGTTCCGACAGAATCTCAGGCAGGGTTTTATCTGCCGGAGTGGAACTGCGAAAGCCCTCGCCGCGAATCTGTGCTGCCTCGCCGGCAATGATAAAGGCATCTTTATCTTCATCTTTCACAAGGTCCATGACCTGGTAAACCTCTGACCGGCTGACCGCACACATCAGCACTTCACCCTCGCGGCCGCTGTACATGCCCTTGGAGTGCATCGCCGTTACGCCGCGGTCCACTTCTTTAAAAATGCGCTGCGCAATTTCGTCCGGATATTTTGTGACAATCCACAGCACCTTACCGCTGCCGCTGTCGGCGCCGTACAGCAGTGCATCAATTACATTGGTAGAAACAAACAGGTAAATGACTGCATACAAAACGCTTTCCACACGGCGGTAAATGATTGCCGAAATGACAACGACAACCACATCGACGGACATCATCAGTTTGCCCGTGCTCAAATGGCGAAAGTGCCGCTGCAGCAGGCGCGCGACTAAGTCAGTTCCGCCGGTTGTTGCGCCGCGCATAAACACAATGGCAAGACTGATGCCCTCAAGCAAGCCACCAAAAATGGCCGCAAGCATTGGGTCGCCTTTGTAAGCCGGCAGCATAGAGCCGAACCAGTCGATTGCAATAGAGCTGAAAAGCGAAGCGACAATCGTTTTGGAAACAATTCGGTAGCCAATGCCCATAAAGGCCGCAATAAAAATCGGTATATTGATAAGAAAACTGACAAGACCGATTGGCAGACCAAAAACGTAGTTTAGCACGGTAGCAAGGCCGGTAACCCCGCCTGGCGCAATTTTATTGGGCGCCGTAAAGACCCGAATGGCTACGGCAAAGATACATCCGCTGGCAAAGTAAAGCAGCAGATCAACCAGCACGCTTTTGGCGGTTTTCTTTTGTTTTCCCGACACTTTTCCTTACTCCTCCTGCGTTTTTTTCTCTCCCTGCAGCAAAGCCCCAAACAGCTCGCGCAGGCGGTCAAGCTTGCCCTGCAAATACAAATAACCAAACAGCGCCTCAAGCCCGGTTGCTGCGTGGTACTCGGCGACAGAGGCATTTTTGGGGACATGGTTAGTATGTGCATTTCGGCCGCGATGTAAAACCGCTGTCTCTTCTTCTGTCAAAAGCGGCTGCAGCACTGCACAGTCCGCGGACTGTGCAGTACAGCAGACCTGGCGCACGGCACATCTGTGCAGGGTATTGACCGGGCGGTTTGCCTCGCACACTAGTTTTTCGCGTACAAAAAGCTCAAACACACCGTCCCCCACAAATGCAAGCGTCAGGGGACTCAGCGTTTTCGGGTCACAGGCAAGATCTAAAAAGCGTTCCATATTCTGCCTTTCCGCCTGCGGCGGCAGGCATTCTTTTTATTTTATTCTACAAAATCAAACTGTACATCATAAATGGAAACCGTGTCGCCTTCTTGTATGCCGGCCTCGCGCAGATGGTCGATGACGCCGGTCTCAATGAGCACACGCTGAAAATACTGCATGGACTCATAATCGTCGAAATTGACAGAGCGCATAACCTGAAGAAGCCACGGTGCCTCTACCAGATAGATGCCGTCCTGGTGAGTAATCTTGACCTCACCGCGCGGAATCTCCTCTGGCTTTTTCAGCGGTGCAGCTTCCGGCTCAAAGCGGCGGATAGGCGGTAGCTGGCTGAGCTTTTCGCTGACCGCATTGAGCAGTGGGGCGACTCCCTCATGAATGGGTGCCATGATGGGGAAAAATGCATAACCCTGCTTTTCGACATAGGCAGCAAAATCTGCAATATGGGCCTCATTTGTTAAGTCACACTTATTGCCCGCAACAATCATGGGGCGCTTTGCAAGTTCCGGATTGAATTTTTTGAGTTCCTCATTGATAATACGGAAATCCTCTTTCGGGTCGCGGCCCTCACTGCCGGAAACGTCAACCACATGCAGCAAAAGGCGGCAGCGCTCGACGTGCCGCAGGAACTGGTGACCCAGACCAACGCCCTGCCATGCGCCCTCGACCAGGCCGGGAATATCTGCCATGACAAATGAGCGCCCTTGCGGCAGGTGCACAACCCCCAAAACTGGGGTCAGAGTGGTGAAATGATAATCCGCAATATTAGGCTTTGCCTCGCTTACCACGCTGATAAGCGTACTTTTCCCAACATTTGGGAAACCGACAAGGCCGACATCTGCCAAAAGCTTCAGCTCCAGCTGCACGTCCAGCTCCGGACCAGGTGTGCCCGGCTTTGCAAAGCGCGGGACCTGCCGGGTTGGTGTTGCAAAATGGATATTGCCCCAGCCGCCGCGGCCGCCCTGCAGCACGCTCTGCGGCTCATCGCCGGAAATATCCGCCAACAGCCGTCCAGTGGCAGCATCTTTTACCAGAGTACCGCGCGGCACACGTAAAAGCAGGTCTTCGCCCTTTTTTCCGGAACAGCGCTTGCCACGGCCGGCCTCGCCATTTTTAGCGACAAATTTGTGCCGGTAGCGGTAATCGGAGAGGGTGGAAATGCTGTCATCGGCCTGAAAAAAGACACTGCCGCCGCGGCCACCGTCGCCGCCGTCTGGGCCGCCGGCAGCAACATACTTTTCCCTGCGGAAAGAAACCGCGCCGTCGCCGCCGTCACCCGCTTTAATATGGATTTTTGCCTGATCTATAAACATAAAAAACTCCTTCGGCGCTGCGGGCATGTCTTCCGCAGAAATAAAATAAATGTCTTTGCTAAGTGTATTCTTTCCCGAAAACAACAAAAATCCCAGGCCAGAAAAGCCCGGGATTTACTTTGCCGATTTACTGTTCTACTTCGTAAACGCTGACTTTCTTGCGATCTGCGCCCATGCGCTCAAATTTTACTTTGCCGCTTACTTTTGCAAACAGCGTATCGTCCGAGCCAATGCCCACATTCTGGCCGGGATGAATATGTGTGCCGCGCTGCTTGACGAGGATGTTGCCAGCCAACACATACTGACCGTCTCCGCGCTTTACGCCAAGGCGCTTAGACTCGGAATCACGGCCGTTCTTTGTGGAACCCATACCTTTTTTATGAGCAAATAACTGAATATTAACTTTCAGCATTTTTTACACCTCTTTATTTGTCATGTGGATCTGTTGCGGATACTGCTCTTTCAGATTTGCGAGATGAAGCCTGAGTGCCTGAAAAAACGGAGCACAGCGCTTCTGCTGCGCTGCAGACACCCGCACAAGCAGATGCCCGTCATTTTCACTTTCCTCTGCCGGGACCTGCAAAACATCCGTTACTGCATTGGCAACAAGGTAAGCAGCGGAAGAAACCGCCGCACAGACAATACTGCTGCCGCTTTCCGCGTCCTCTGCATGGCCCTGCAGCTCAAAGCCGACACACTGCCCTGTCTGAGAATCCGAAAGGAAACTGCAGGTAATCATCAGGCTTCGATAGACTCAATCTGAACCTTTGTGTAAGGCTGGCGGTGACCCATTTTGCGAGACTCGCCTTTTTTGGCTTTGTAAGTCCAAATATTGATTTTCTTTGCTTTTCCGTTTTTCAGGACTTTGCCCTTTACGGAAGCGCCCTCGACATATGGCTTACCAACGGTAAGGCCGTTGTCGCCGCTGACTGCGATGACTTTAAAGTCAACTGTGCTGTTTTCATCTGCTGCAAGCTTTTCGACAAAGACAACGTCGTCTTTTTCTACTTTATACTGCTTGCCGCCGGTTTCAATAATTGCATACATAAACTGAGAACCTGCTTTCATTAGACTCGCTATTGTAGGCGGGACCAAAAAGGCCCACTTATACCCAAAATAAGCGGCTTCATTATTTTATCATGGCTTAATCTTTTTGTCAACACATTTTAGCAGGGCTGACTGTGTTGATTAACAGCCTGTACTTAATTTTTACGCTGAGAGAGGCTGTCTGCCAACATACAGAGGAACTCAGCATTTTTGCCAAAGGGTGCCAGCGCCTGTTTGGCACAGTCGGTCAGCTTCTGCACCGTCTGCTGCGCTTTCTGCAGGCCCAGCAGCGTGACATAAGTGGCCTTGTCATTTTGCGCATCACTGCCCACCGGCTTGCCCAGGGCCTGCATGTCACCTGCGACATCCAGAATATCATCCTGAATCTGAAACGCAAGGCCCAGTGCTTTGGCATAACTGTCGGCTGCAGCAGTCTCTGTTTCGCTAGCGCCCGCTAAGACACAGCCCATCTTTGCCGCTGCACGAATCATGGCACCGGTCTTTTTGGCATCGATATCTTTTAGTTCCTGTACTGTGATCTGCCTTTTCTCATTGAGCAGGTCCAGCACCTGTCCCGCCACCATACCGTGGTCGCCGGCTGCCTTTGCCAAAACTGCGGCAGCTTTCAGGGCACGCCCGCTGCCAACCTGTTTTGCAGAAGAGTCTGCCGCAGCCACCTCAAACGCCTTAGTAAGGAGGGCATCGCCGGCCAAAAGAGCGTTTGCTTCACCAAACTGTTTGTGGCTAGAGGGACGCCCGCGCCGCAGGTCGTCGTCGTCCATGCAGGGCAGGTCGTCATGAATCAGCGAATAGGTGTGTACCATTTCCAGCGCGCAGGCAAACGGCAGCGCTGCCTGCACACTGCCGCCACAGAGCGTGCAGAACGAAAGCATCAGAACCGGGCGCACCCGCTTGCCGCCGGCCAAAAGGCTGTAGCGCATAGCACTATACAAAACGGCCTCGGGCAGCTGCGGCTCCTCGGGCACCAATTCTTTTATTTTTTCCTCGGTCATATGCGCATAGGTTTTCATCTGCGCATCAAACTCAGAGTGATTCATGATTTGCTCCTTTGCACGAGCTTTCTTTAGAGAGTGTCAGAATCCCGGCACAAAAAGAAATCTTTTGGAATACAGCTGCAGGAAAAAGCGGCTTTAACTGGTCAAAGACAAGATAATGTTCGCTTGAGTCCCAGTCATCTCCACTCTTTTCGCGGCAGGCTTCCCTCTCGGCCAAAGTACGGAACATCACGTCGCCGATGATAATTTTCCCTTGCGGCTTCAAGTACTGCAGCAATTCCCGCAGAAATGCGGCCTTCTGCTCATCTGTCAGGTGATGAAACGCATAGGTGCTGATGACGGCATCAAAGTTTTCGCCGCGCAGCTCTTGTGGCAGGCCCTTGGAAAAGTCCGCCTGTACCAGCTTTGCCTCCGGCATTTTTTCCTGTGCTGTTTCTACCATTTTAATGGAAAAATCAATACCCGAAATTCTGCACCCGGAATCATACAGCTTCTTTGTCAGTTTTCCTGTACCAAAGCCGAAGTCAAGCACAGACGGCTGTTTTTCGGTATCAATTTTATGGTAAACAGTGCGCAGCACGGTCTGGTAGCCGGCAAACGGATATTTCTGTGCTGCCTCAGTTTCTTTTACGCTTTCGTCATACGTATCCGACCACTCGTCAAATCCTTCTTCATCACGCATGTTTAAAATACCTCCCAACAGATTTTTTACGTTTTTGTATCAGCCGAAGCTTTTCCCTCGGTGACTATTTTCATCTTTTGCTCTGCTTTCTGCAGCTTATCATAACAGAAAGCAGTCAGTTCAACGCCCTCTTGATAGAGCTTCATGGTTTTATCCAGCGGTGCACTAGCGCTTTCCAGCTGCTGTACCACCTGCGCTAGTTTATCCATAGCCTGCTCAAATGTCATTTTTTTGTTCATGCAGGTCCTCCTTTTTCTCCACCATACAGGAAAGTGTCCCCTGATGCATGCGCACACGTACCCGCTCGCCTACAGAAACCTCTTTGGGATCCGTCAGCACACAGCCGCCGGCGTCGGTTACGAGCGAATACCCGCGGGACAATACGCGCAGCGGATTTAGGTCCTCCAGTCTACCTGCAAGGGTGCGCAGCTCCTGCCGGCGCAGCTGCGTCGGCTTTTCCAACGCTTCCTTTAAAGACTGCGATAGCAGATCCAGCTGCATACGCTCATCATTAAGCCGATTTTCCAGCCCTGTATGCAGAGAGACTGCCGTCTGCAGAAGGGTTTCTTTCAACTCGGCAGCATCCGGTGCGGCAAGCTCAGCAGCAGCACTCGGAGTAGGGGCACGCAAGTCAGCGGCAAAGTCCGTAAGGGTCACATCTGTTTCGTGTCCCACCGCCGAAATAACCGGGACGCTGCACGCGGCCACCGCGCGCACGACTGCCTCCTCGTTAAAAGCCCATAAATCTTCGGCACTGCCGCCGCCACGGCCGATAATCACAACGTCTGCACACTGTCTTTGACTGAAGCTCTGCAGTGCCTGCACCAGCTGCGGTGCCGCCTCTGTCCCCTGCACCGCCACCGGGTATAAAAGGATCTCTGCCAGCGGCCAGCGCCGTGACAGCACATTCTGTATATCGTGGATAACTGCGCCGGTCGGTGAAGTGATGACGCCGATTTTTGTGGGGCAGCGGGGCATCTGCCGCTTGCGGGCCTCATCAAACAGGCCCTCTTTCTGCAGCTTTTCTTTCAGTTGCTCATAAGCTACCGCCCGCTCGCCCGCGCCGACCGGCTGCATTTCTTCCACATACAGCTGATACTGCCCGGAAACTTCATAGGAAGAAACGCGCCCGCGCACCAACACCTTCATTCCGTTTTCCGGATGAAAGCGCAGCCGCCGTGCAGCGGAAGCAAACATGACTGTCTTAATGGCACATTTTTCGTCTTTTAAAGAAAAGTACAGATGTCCTGAGCGGTAGTGGTCGGTAAAGTTGCTGATTTCCCCCGCCACATAGACGCAGTGCAGGTTGTCATCGCCTTCGAGCAAAGACTTTACGTACTGGTTTATCTGCGTCACGGTCAGTACAAAACTCTGCTTCACAGAAGGCCCTCCTCACGTGCCGCCAGCACCGCCACCCCGGCAGCATTGTCCGCAGAAAAAATGGGTTCAGCAAAACAGGCGCCGTACTTTTGTGTCAGCGCTTTTCGGATAAACTGATTTGCCATCACTCCACCTGCAAAGACCAGCGGCAGGCCGGGGTGTTCCTTCAGCAGCGCGGCCGCCATCGCGTCCAGTGCGGCAAGCACACTGCACAGACAGTACTTCGCGATATCAGCCGCCGGCTCATTTTCCGCTTTCATTTTCTGACATTTGTTTTCAATACCGGAAAGGGAACAGTCTGCGCCCTTCATCGAGGGGTGAACACGAAACTGCCGCTGTGACTGCGCCGCCAGCTTTTCCAGCTGCGGACCGGCCGGGAACGGCAGACCCAGAAGCTTTCCGACGCGGTCTACGGCCTGTCCGCCTTTTAAATCCAGCGACTGAGCCAGCAGCGTGACTGTAAAAGGCTCTTCGCCGCCGGGACTCGCCAGTACCGCTTCCGTCGTACCGCCGGAAACATGGAATGCAAGAAAGGGCTTTGAAAACAGATCCAGCCGCTTTGCCGACCACAACGCCGCCGCGATATGCCCCTGCTGATGAGAAAACAGGTGCAGTGGCACACCGAATGCGGCCGAAAGCGCCCGCGCAGCGCCGTGGCCAACCGTAAAGCAGGGCATATAGCTGCCCAGCTGGGTGCGCGGCCGTGTAGAGCAACCCACAGCTTTTAGGTTTTTGAGCGGCTCCTCTTTCAGTAGAGCTTCCAGCAGCTCTGGCAGCTGCTGCACGTGGTGAAATACCGCGTCACTCTGCCGCAGGCCAAGCTCCCCTTTTTTTACCGGCAGCAGGCGTTTCTGCTGAAAGATTTCTCCATCCCGAAAAAGCGCAGTACTCGTGGTGTAGTTGCTGGTATCCAGTGCAAGGATCTCACTCATTCTGCGGCAGCTCCTTTGCAGCGCTGCCCAAAATGCCGTTTAAAAAGGGCGGATCCCCTGCATCGCCGTACTGTTTGGCGAGCTCGACCACCTCGTTGATGGAAACACTCACCGGAATTTCTTTTTCCCATTTCATCTCGTACAGAGCCAGCCGCGCAAGTGCCAGACACACCCGGGAAAGGCGCTGCAGCGACCAGCCACGCGCGTACTTGCTGATCAGCTGGTCAAGCTCTGCCTGGTGTGCTTCTGCGCCGCAGGCAATTTTTACGGCAAAGTCATCTACCGGCACAGGTGCCTGGTTTTCGCTGTCTTCCGGCACAAAAGAGCCGGCTTCATTCGCGTAATCGATCAATTCATCAATTGTGCCGCCGTTAAGGCTTTGCTCAAACAGCAGGCAAAAAGCCTGTCTGCGTGCTTCATGTCGTTTCATAGTTACCCCCAAAATGAAAAAATCCCCCTGAGCGGAGGATTTTATGCAGGAACTGTTCATTTGTCAAATTCCGCTTATCATTAGTATAACACGCACGTACCAGGACTTGCAAGGAAAACACCAGAAACCCGCGCGGCGTTTAAGAAGCTTTCTGTTCTATCACTTTGATTTTATCATAAGAAACGCCTGTCTGCCCCGAAACGGTATCTTTTACCAGCAGCGCGGCGTTTTCCATATTGGTGCTGCCCTCTTTTACGACCACGCTGCATTCGCCGTTTTCCAAAAACACGACACAATCCGAAAAGCCCTTTGCCTTGAGAATGCTTTCGGCATTGCTTTCTTTTAGCTGGTTTTGTGCAAGGTCTGCCGACTGTTTGACAGCCTCTTTTTTCGCGGCGTCACTCGAGCCCGCGTCAGTCAGCGTTTTTTCCAGCATCTGCGCCGCATTGTCACGGGCTTTTTGGCGGTTTAGGCGCGCCTCGGTAAAGTAATCGCTGCCGGAAGATGCTGCGGCCTTGGTGCTGGAAGCTGCCGATGAAGCAGACGATGCAGCCGAAGGATTACCGGAACTTGCGGCAGAAGACGATGCCTCTCCAGCATTGACTAGCTGCACCTGCCCTAGGTCACGCGATGCGGCTGCATCTTTTGCAAGGACCTGATTCCCATTGGAAAACCTCCAGTTCAAATAAACGGCCGCCCCCAGTGCCACCACTAGCGCGGCCAGTACCAGCTGACGCTTTTCTACCTTCATTCTGTACTCCTCCATTCGCTTTCCCGTAAACGGACTGTGTCCGGATTTTCTGATTATTTTATGTTTATGCGGTACACTGCCTGAGAATACCAGGAATCTATGGACTACGCCGACGGCACAATGCAGACCCGGGCACTGCTGACCCCTGCCGCAGCGGAAACCGCCTCAAGTACGGCCTGCTGTACGGCAGGCTGTGCGGCACCAGGGCAGGCAACCACTACTCCCTGCACTTTAGGCTGCCGGCGGGTGACTGTCAGGGCGTGTTCACTGCCGTCTGCGTCTTTTACAATGATGTATCCAGTTTCCTGGCTGTCGGTATTTTGACCGGAACTGCCCTGTTGCTGGGTCGCGCGCTTTTCTTCCTGCGCATAGATTTCGGCACTGCCCTCTTCCAGAGTCACCAGCACATGCGGGGTACCGGCGCCCTGGATATGTCCAATTATCGAGGTCAGTTCCTGCTCAAGCTTTTTAGCATAGGTGTCATCGGCTGCGGCAGCGCTGACGGTACTGCTGGCTGCCTGCGCTGTGGAAGACGTGCCTTTGCTGCCGCTGGAAAGAATACTGGACAGGAAAATAAGCCCGATACCCACGACGCCGAGAATCAGGACCGCCCGACGGCCGGTATCACTGTGCGAAAGTTTTTGCAGAAATCCTATTTTTTTATCTGTTTCATCCACTGCTTGTCACCTCCACATCCACGCCCAGTGTTTCTTTCAGTAGGGCCTTGGCCCGCTGTATGTTTCCACCCTGCGGCAGAGTAACCAGCACACTGACGGTACAGGTCCTATTGCCGGAAGTACACTGCAGCTGCGTGTCAATTTTGCTGTACGGAATGCCTGCATGCTGCAGTGCGGCTGCGGCAATACTCTCTGTCTGTTTTTGCACAGCGCTTTCCTCCTGCTGCTGCACCAGCTTGGTAAAATCCGATACAGCTGTACTGGAAGTCCTCTGCTGCTGCGCTGACGAAAGTTTTGGGATTGTCTGCAGCAACGGGTTAATGATGGCACACAACACTACAGCCCCCATAATCAACCGGAGCATTTTGCGCATGGAGCCGTCCGGCGCCAAAAAGCGAATCATTGCTGCCGCAACCGCCAACGCACACAACCCGCCCGCCCACGCGCGAATCACGACGCACCGCCCATGGTCAGCATAACAGTGCACGAAACAATCAACACCGTCATAGAGCACAGCAAAACTGCCAGCAGAATTTCCAGTACATTTCCGCAGGCCTGCAGTAAAGTTTCTACTTCTCGCAAATCAAAGACCTTGCTGACTGCAGCACAAAGCTGCAGCATCAGCATCCACAAAAGGCTGCTGAGAATAATCGGCAGAAACAGTGCAAACAATGCCAGCAGTACAAAAGCACCAACACCGGAGCGGAGCATCTGCACACAGCCCGTCACAGCCCCCAGCGCATCGCTTAAAGAATTTCCCACGACCGGCACCGCGCTGCTGACTGCAAAGCGCACAGCCCGCCCTGTCATGGTGTCGGTGCCGCCGGCCACCAGCTGCCGCATTCCCAAAATACCTGTAAATAACGTCATAGAAAGGCCTAAAAGCCACTTGACCGCTTTGCTGAAAAAGCGAAAAATACCCAAAAGGCTTATGTCGGGCGAAATGGCCGAAACTACCGCCATGGCAAGGCAGATTTTCATAGCTGGAGCGAACACGCAGGCCGACAGCACCTGCAGCGCATTGCCCGCTGTGGTCAGCATAATCTGCATTGAGGCGGCACTTGCCGGGCGGCCGGCCGCCGCCAGTACTGCTGCCCCCACCGGCACCGCTGCCAGCGTAAACCCACACGCGGTCTTAATAATTGAGGCCGCCCGCACCAACACCTCCACAACTGGCTCAATAATGCCGACGCAGATGCTCAAAGCGGCAATTACATCTGCAACCCCGCCCAGCGGCCGATCCCCGAAAGAAAGCTTCATAGAATTAACCAGTGCACAAAGCAAAATAATGCCTAGGCAGGCACCGGCTGCATGAAGTGGTCCTTTTCCCTCTGTACCGGCAATACCGAACACGGCTGAAAAGAATTTTTTGGGGTCAAGGTTTCCAATACTCTGAAAGTGATTGTCGTCCACCCCAAAATTGGCAATTTGCTTTCTCGTTTCTTCCGGCAGCTTTCCCGGCAGCTGGTCGGCGCCGCTCGCCTGCGCCTGCTGCGCGTAATAGCTCTCTGCTGTGCTTTGACTAGAACTTTCTGCGGCAGCAGACGGAATGCAGGCGCAGGCCGTGGCCAGTAAAGCAGCCAGCAGCGCCACCACGCCGCGGAAAAGCTTTTGTGAAATTCTGCCTTTCATACTTCCCCCTACTTTTTCACCAAAGCTGCCGCAATAGAAGCCACCCGCGCAAAAAGTGGCAGCGCCAGTACAAGAATACTTACCCGGCCGGCGAGCTCCACTTTATTGGCAAGTGCACGCTCCTCTGCATCGCGGCAAGCATCTGCCGCAAACTGTGTAAGAAACACGACCCCCAGCGTGCGCAGCAGAATGCCGCTGTACTCCCCGCCGACCCCCGCCGCAGACAACAGACTGGAAATCTGCCGAAGCGCAGGCAGTACTGCCTGCAAGATCTCCAGTGCAATTAAAATACCGGCGGCAATGCGCAGCACCATGGCGTACTCGCTGCTTTCTCGGCGCAGCAAAGCAGTAAACACCGCCGCAATAAGCGCCGCGCCGATCACCCCTGTCAGATTCATATTCACAGCCCAAATGTAGACTTGATGGTGCGAAACAGGACATCGATCTGCTGAATGATCATCATCAGCACCACGATCAGCCCTGCCAGCGTTGTCATCATTGCCTGCTCTTCCCGACCGGAACGAATCAGCAGTTGATTTAAGACGGCCACAATGATGCCGATTGCGGCAATTTTAAAAATCAGGTCTACATTCATGCAACGTCCCTCCGCATTCCTTTACAGTAATACCAGAGCAAAAATAAGCCCCGCGCAGACACCCAGCATGCGGTAAAGCCGGCCGTCTTTCTGGTAGGTTTTCTGTGCTTCCCCTAATTCCTGCCTGGTCAATTCCTCATACAGGCTGCAGTGCGCAAGCTGGCCCTGCACATCCGTTGCACCGAAGCCTTCACCGAAATCCCGCAGCAGCACGCGCTCCTGCGGCGTAAGGGCCGGGTTTGCGGCGGCTTTTCGCCACGCCTGCACAAATGGCTGACCTT
Proteins encoded in this window:
- a CDS encoding RsmB/NOP family class I SAM-dependent RNA methyltransferase translates to MKLQLPTAFAERMQHQLGAEASAFFACYQQPPLRALRRNPLKCTQEILEKNLPFSLKKAPFSPLSYYVPESFRPGREPLHHAGAFYMQEPSAAAAVTALAPQPGERILDLCAAPGGKSTQIAGCLQGRGLLWSNEVVHGRANSLLSNIERLGVANAVVSSCRPDVLCSTLSGFFDRVLVDAPCSGEGMFRRDEGAVQEWSPAHAAACAVRQLAILQSARQAVRPGGVLVYSTCTFSPEENEGTITAFLQNNPDFHLEDTGLSAGRPALQTARRIYPMDGGEGHFVAFLRREGDAPGTEISASQLPFSAAAAELAKELYVQPMPGVPAQIGERLYLLPQGLPPLMHLGVLRAGVLLGEAKPVHRKNAPPRLEPDHAAFMAARPDQLRQCVNLSHEDPRVFAFLRGEEIEAEESCRGYCGVAAAGVTVGFGKCSGGRLKNHYPKGLRLLAGK
- a CDS encoding ribonuclease III, with amino-acid sequence MERFLDLACDPKTLSPLTLAFVGDGVFELFVREKLVCEANRPVNTLHRCAVRQVCCTAQSADCAVLQPLLTEEETAVLHRGRNAHTNHVPKNASVAEYHAATGLEALFGYLYLQGKLDRLRELFGALLQGEKKTQEE
- the rplU gene encoding 50S ribosomal protein L21, which translates into the protein MYAIIETGGKQYKVEKDDVVFVEKLAADENSTVDFKVIAVSGDNGLTVGKPYVEGASVKGKVLKNGKAKKINIWTYKAKKGESRKMGHRQPYTKVQIESIEA
- the obgE gene encoding GTPase ObgE; translated protein: MFIDQAKIHIKAGDGGDGAVSFRREKYVAAGGPDGGDGGRGGSVFFQADDSISTLSDYRYRHKFVAKNGEAGRGKRCSGKKGEDLLLRVPRGTLVKDAATGRLLADISGDEPQSVLQGGRGGWGNIHFATPTRQVPRFAKPGTPGPELDVQLELKLLADVGLVGFPNVGKSTLISVVSEAKPNIADYHFTTLTPVLGVVHLPQGRSFVMADIPGLVEGAWQGVGLGHQFLRHVERCRLLLHVVDVSGSEGRDPKEDFRIINEELKKFNPELAKRPMIVAGNKCDLTNEAHIADFAAYVEKQGYAFFPIMAPIHEGVAPLLNAVSEKLSQLPPIRRFEPEAAPLKKPEEIPRGEVKITHQDGIYLVEAPWLLQVMRSVNFDDYESMQYFQRVLIETGVIDHLREAGIQEGDTVSIYDVQFDFVE
- a CDS encoding ribosomal-processing cysteine protease Prp, whose product is MITCSFLSDSQTGQCVGFELQGHAEDAESGSSIVCAAVSSAAYLVANAVTDVLQVPAEESENDGHLLVRVSAAQQKRCAPFFQALRLHLANLKEQYPQQIHMTNKEV
- a CDS encoding YitT family protein — protein: MSGKQKKTAKSVLVDLLLYFASGCIFAVAIRVFTAPNKIAPGGVTGLATVLNYVFGLPIGLVSFLINIPIFIAAFMGIGYRIVSKTIVASLFSSIAIDWFGSMLPAYKGDPMLAAIFGGLLEGISLAIVFMRGATTGGTDLVARLLQRHFRHLSTGKLMMSVDVVVVVISAIIYRRVESVLYAVIYLFVSTNVIDALLYGADSGSGKVLWIVTKYPDEIAQRIFKEVDRGVTAMHSKGMYSGREGEVLMCAVSRSEVYQVMDLVKDEDKDAFIIAGEAAQIRGEGFRSSTPADKTLPEILSEHKKSDSDQK
- the rpmA gene encoding 50S ribosomal protein L27; protein product: MLKVNIQLFAHKKGMGSTKNGRDSESKRLGVKRGDGQYVLAGNILVKQRGTHIHPGQNVGIGSDDTLFAKVSGKVKFERMGADRKKVSVYEVEQ